The proteins below come from a single Aegilops tauschii subsp. strangulata cultivar AL8/78 chromosome 6, Aet v6.0, whole genome shotgun sequence genomic window:
- the LOC109773772 gene encoding ethylene-responsive transcription factor WIN1, with product MVQPKKKFRGVRQRHWGSWVSEIRHPLLKRRVWLGTFETAEEAARAYDEAAVLMSGRNAKTNFPVQRSSTGDPAPAATRDVRGGSSSSSTSNLSQVLSAKLRKCCKAPSPSLTCLRLDTEKSHIGVWQKRAGARADSNWVMTVELNKGAGPSGDAKAAQSTVSATTASSPASTMDDEERLTLQMIEELLSSSGPASPSHGEEGSFIV from the exons ATGGTGCAACCCAAGAAGAAGTTTCGTGGAGTCAGGCAGCGCCACTGGGGCTCCTGGGTCTCTGAGATCAGACACCCCCTCCT TAAAAGGAGGGTCTGGCTTGGTACCTTTGAAACCGCTGAAGAGGCTGCACGGGCGTACGACGAGGCCGCCGTTCTGATGAGCGGCCGCAATGCCAAGACCAACTTCCCCGTGCAGAGGAGCAGCACCGGCGATCCTGCCCCAGCTGCAACCCGGGACGTCCGTGGCGGCAGCTCCTCCTCCTCGACGAGCAACCTGTCCCAGGTTCTCAGTGCCAAGCTTCGCAAGTGCTGCAAGGCGCCGTCTCCGTCCCTGACCTGCCTTCGCCTTGACACCGAGAAGTCCCACATTGGCGTCTGGCAGAAGCGTGCAGGGGCCCGCGCCGACTCCAACTGGGTCATGACCGTGGAGCTCAACAAAGGGGCCGGGCCATCCGGCGATGCGAAGGCAGCGCAGTCCACAGTGTCAGCAACCACGGCTTCTTCACCGGCGAGTACAATGGATGACGAGGAGAGGCTCACGCTGCAGATGATCGAGGAGCTGCTGAGCAGTAGCGGTCCAGCTTCGCCATCGCATGGAGAAGAAGGTAGCTTCATCGTCTGA